The Sulfurimonas hydrogeniphila genome includes a window with the following:
- a CDS encoding 3',5'-cyclic-nucleotide phosphodiesterase: protein MYENSIKILGAYGTKAKGFGTTSFMLDAATVIDAGNLLNALAENSLHVEYIYLTHSHLDHIADIAYIVDNYFLQRRKTLHIISLPQTIQALKKHFFNDIIWPDFSKIPLEGSEEMSIRYRDVHCNETYTLNNKTTIMPIETDHTVPSCGYIYKVNNKGVLITADTLSLENIINRLNNDREIKSLVIECSFPSSMEKLARVSKHLTPKLLFKALQKLQRDDIRLYINHIKPSYLKEITEEIEEFGRNFRPILLKDGDFINF from the coding sequence ATGTATGAAAACAGCATAAAAATTTTAGGTGCCTATGGAACTAAAGCCAAAGGTTTTGGAACAACATCCTTTATGTTGGATGCCGCAACTGTGATTGATGCCGGAAATCTTTTAAATGCTTTGGCCGAGAACTCTTTACATGTAGAGTATATTTATTTAACACATTCTCACCTTGATCATATAGCGGATATAGCTTATATTGTAGACAACTATTTTTTACAAAGAAGAAAAACTTTGCATATCATAAGCTTGCCCCAAACAATACAGGCATTAAAAAAACATTTTTTTAATGACATAATATGGCCGGATTTTTCCAAAATTCCTTTGGAAGGCTCAGAAGAAATGAGCATCAGATACAGAGATGTACATTGTAACGAGACATATACACTCAATAACAAAACAACTATTATGCCAATTGAAACGGACCATACGGTTCCGAGTTGCGGCTATATTTATAAAGTAAACAACAAAGGTGTACTTATAACGGCAGATACACTCTCTCTTGAAAATATTATAAACAGACTGAACAATGACAGAGAAATAAAGTCGCTTGTTATTGAATGCTCTTTTCCTTCAAGTATGGAAAAACTAGCAAGAGTAAGCAAACACCTGACACCAAAACTGCTTTTTAAAGCATTGCAGAAATTACAAAGAGATGATATAAGACTCTATATTAACCATATCAAACCGTCATATTTAAAAGAGATTACTGAAGAAATAGAAGAATTTGGGAGAAATTTTAGGCCAATTCTACTAAAAGACGGTGATTTTATAAATTTCTGA
- a CDS encoding YaaA family protein: MLKILFSPSEGKKSGGNEKAKDLFGALNARKEILDAYNTIVLSANEEKIKELFGFKKFSECWPYINDIYNSALMCAIERYQGVAYDYLKYAELNESAQEHLKNNTLIFSNLYGPVLGGDVIANYKVKQGNSIGDIAPDKFYKERFSYQLDLYLGGNDILDLRAGYYNKFYKLTQPHTTLKFLKNGKTVSHWAKAYRGIVLREIAKAGVNSLNDFMKLEIENLQVHEITEQKLKKEIVYNIIE; this comes from the coding sequence ATGTTAAAAATACTATTTTCTCCATCAGAAGGGAAAAAGAGCGGCGGAAACGAAAAAGCAAAAGACCTTTTTGGTGCATTAAATGCCAGGAAAGAAATTTTGGACGCTTATAATACTATAGTATTAAGTGCTAATGAAGAAAAAATAAAAGAACTTTTTGGTTTTAAAAAATTCAGTGAATGCTGGCCATACATAAACGACATATACAATTCTGCTTTGATGTGTGCGATAGAACGCTATCAGGGTGTAGCCTATGACTACCTGAAATATGCTGAACTCAATGAAAGTGCGCAAGAGCATCTCAAAAACAATACTCTTATATTTTCAAATCTTTACGGTCCTGTACTCGGTGGTGATGTAATTGCAAACTATAAAGTCAAACAGGGAAACAGTATCGGTGATATTGCACCGGATAAATTTTACAAAGAACGTTTTTCCTACCAGCTTGATTTATATCTTGGAGGCAATGATATTTTAGATTTACGGGCAGGCTATTATAATAAATTTTACAAACTCACGCAACCGCATACAACACTGAAATTTTTAAAAAACGGAAAAACAGTTTCACACTGGGCAAAAGCCTATCGGGGAATTGTTTTGCGTGAAATTGCAAAAGCCGGTGTAAACTCTCTGAATGATTTTATGAAACTTGAGATAGAAAATTTACAGGTTCACGAGATTACAGAGCAAAAACTAAAAAAAGAAATTGTATACAATATAATAGAATAG
- a CDS encoding TrmH family RNA methyltransferase has translation MKDSQEYKEKKAFFEKIITLYGRNVVVEILQDSSIEIHKLHLADSNKPDGAIKKILLLAKERNIETVKHNKAALSRISKNAKQDQGVAIDIVSKTYLHVNKIKELQQYRLIALDGIQNPQNLGMIIRSCAAGNIDGIILPKKNSAKISPLVVKASAGTLFKLPVYFCNTLEEILPQLQEAKIYSLSSHAKTALNDIREDKKTVYVLGNENEGVSDAVEKLCNDSVSIPMNRGVESLNVAVTASLIAFKA, from the coding sequence ATGAAAGACTCTCAAGAGTATAAAGAAAAAAAAGCTTTTTTTGAAAAAATCATTACCTTGTACGGAAGAAATGTCGTTGTAGAAATACTCCAAGACAGTTCTATTGAAATTCACAAACTGCATCTGGCAGATTCAAACAAACCTGACGGAGCAATAAAAAAGATTCTTTTACTTGCAAAAGAGCGTAATATCGAAACAGTGAAACATAACAAAGCCGCTCTTTCACGCATAAGCAAAAATGCGAAACAGGATCAGGGAGTAGCCATTGATATAGTTTCTAAAACATATTTACATGTAAACAAAATAAAAGAACTGCAGCAATACAGACTCATTGCACTTGACGGTATACAAAATCCGCAAAATTTAGGAATGATTATACGTTCGTGTGCTGCAGGAAATATTGACGGTATCATTCTGCCAAAGAAGAACTCGGCAAAAATTTCTCCTCTTGTTGTCAAAGCAAGTGCCGGCACGCTTTTTAAACTGCCTGTCTACTTTTGTAATACACTTGAAGAGATATTGCCGCAACTTCAAGAAGCAAAAATCTATTCCCTCTCCTCCCATGCAAAAACTGCTCTCAACGATATCAGAGAAGATAAAAAAACCGTCTATGTTTTGGGGAATGAAAACGAAGGCGTCAGTGATGCAGTGGAAAAACTCTGCAATGATTCTGTCTCTATTCCCATGAACAGAGGTGTAGAATCACTCAATGTTGCCGTTACGGCATCACTGATTGCCTTTAAAGCGTAA
- a CDS encoding CZB domain-containing protein codes for MRSQEDVSKFNNTLNSFANKANESAYEAVFMYDSLYTSLAKVDHIILKHKAYKALLDENEAMVKEFVDHNKCRMGQWYNTDAKQKFGHTKAYKELGNVHKRVHDKIFEVMRCVPEHTCITKENQDNVISGFKDMEEASFKMFDLFRAMVREGNPKVTL; via the coding sequence ATGCGTTCCCAAGAAGATGTTTCAAAATTTAACAATACACTCAACAGCTTTGCAAACAAAGCAAATGAATCAGCATATGAAGCTGTATTTATGTATGACTCACTCTATACCAGTCTGGCAAAAGTAGACCATATTATACTCAAGCACAAAGCCTACAAGGCGCTTTTAGATGAAAATGAAGCAATGGTAAAAGAGTTTGTTGATCACAATAAATGTAGAATGGGACAGTGGTACAATACCGATGCAAAACAGAAGTTTGGACATACAAAAGCCTATAAAGAGCTGGGGAATGTCCATAAGAGAGTCCATGATAAAATATTTGAAGTAATGCGCTGTGTCCCTGAACATACCTGTATTACGAAAGAAAACCAGGATAATGTTATAAGCGGATTTAAAGATATGGAAGAAGCGAGTTTTAAGATGTTTGATCTCTTTAGAGCAATGGTAAGAGAAGGTAACCCCAAAGTTACGCTTTAA
- a CDS encoding PAS domain-containing protein, which yields MNKIVPRNNEITLAEDEFIVSKTDTKGKILYGNKIFIKISGYEEKELLGQPHSILRHPDMPKIIFKLLWERLKAKKEIFAYVKNLSKDGSYYWVLANVTVTMGKNGDVIDYHSVRRKPSARAMAVIPELYAQLLQEEKRSGMAGSKQMLDTLLHEKRTGYDDFIFHLQH from the coding sequence GTGAATAAAATTGTTCCGAGAAATAACGAAATAACACTCGCAGAAGATGAGTTTATAGTTTCTAAAACTGATACAAAAGGAAAAATTCTTTACGGGAATAAAATTTTTATAAAGATTTCCGGTTATGAAGAAAAAGAGTTGCTTGGCCAGCCCCACTCAATACTGAGACATCCTGATATGCCTAAGATTATCTTTAAACTGCTTTGGGAGAGACTCAAAGCGAAAAAAGAGATATTTGCCTATGTGAAAAATCTCTCCAAAGACGGTTCCTATTACTGGGTATTGGCAAATGTCACAGTCACTATGGGAAAAAACGGAGATGTTATTGATTACCATTCTGTAAGGCGTAAACCCTCTGCCAGGGCAATGGCGGTCATTCCGGAGCTTTATGCACAGTTGCTGCAGGAAGAAAAAAGGTCAGGAATGGCTGGCTCAAAACAAATGCTTGACACACTACTCCATGAAAAAAGGACAGGGTATGATGATTTTATCTTCCATTTACAGCACTAA
- a CDS encoding thioredoxin family protein yields MNTIENIEKTIQENPAVMLYFSAPACNVCHALKPKLLEAIDRNFKEFTIVTVDISVEQEIAAHFSVFAIPTILVFLDGREFLRKSRHMSVDEVIREIRRPYEIMIS; encoded by the coding sequence ATGAACACAATAGAAAACATAGAAAAAACAATACAAGAAAATCCGGCAGTGATGCTCTACTTTTCTGCGCCTGCATGTAATGTATGCCATGCGCTCAAACCAAAACTGCTTGAAGCGATAGATAGAAATTTCAAAGAATTTACCATTGTAACTGTTGATATTTCAGTTGAGCAGGAAATAGCGGCACATTTTAGTGTTTTTGCAATTCCTACGATACTCGTTTTTTTAGACGGCAGGGAATTTTTGCGAAAATCCCGTCATATGAGTGTGGATGAGGTTATTCGGGAGATACGCCGTCCTTATGAAATTATGATCTCTTAA